In Hymenobacter aquaticus, a single window of DNA contains:
- a CDS encoding efflux RND transporter permease subunit, with protein MWSKLTLFNIKHRRILILLLAAITVFMGWHARKVEMTYDFAQVVSPDDPDMVYFQQFKRTFGEDGNVFVLGLQDSSVYKLGNFNELRSLTDTLGKVQGVSGVLSVTKLIKLEKDTSNQSFRASPIFKQFPQTQAELDSLMRVVNRQEFYKGQLISPTTGATLLALTMDPKFLNSSKREGVMKEILAHAERFQQKTGIRMHYAGLPYVRATMTTKVASEMKLFVALTVLMMAITLFLFFRTWAAVVFPILIVLIVVVWCIGSMVLMGYKINLLTGLIPSIIIVIGIPNCTYLLSRYHYDYRKSGNQVLAMTRVVSKIGLVTLMNNTTTAIGFVVFCFTNIAILFQFGAVATINIFVAFLVSFLLIPIVFTILPPPTPKQLEHLNATPLTKLLEFFEHLVLERRGTVYLAAAAFMALSVGGIMKVKSVSYMVDDLPKDSSVNADLKFFEQHFNGVMPLEIVVNTGSKRGIMKLKNLEKIDRFEKFLRTQPVLTTPVSIVTFLKASTQAFYNDNPEYYRLPDNSEKNFILSYLAHSQGKGGGMDSKLIRSFTDSTAQSARISLKIADIGSRNLDTLLSNQIQPQIKQIFNGTGMDVKLTGTTILFTKGNEYLINSLKESLVIAFVLVGLVVLILFRSIRAVFFTLLPNFFTLLLTGGIMGYFGIPLKPSTALIFSIALGIDGDNSIHLLAKFRQELAANGHRVRAAISTTLSEAGTSMIYTSIVLFLGFSVFAFSEFGGTKALGLLMSASLLITNFSNLILLPCLLVTFEHGKDEDINESFIQHFDHSYHEEDDDAEINLRRIPLQKKLDS; from the coding sequence ATGTGGAGTAAACTCACCTTATTCAATATCAAGCACCGGCGGATTCTGATTCTGCTGCTGGCCGCTATTACCGTGTTTATGGGCTGGCACGCCCGCAAAGTCGAAATGACCTACGACTTTGCCCAGGTGGTGAGTCCCGACGACCCGGACATGGTGTATTTCCAGCAGTTCAAGCGCACCTTCGGCGAGGATGGCAACGTGTTTGTGCTCGGCTTGCAGGACAGCAGCGTGTACAAGCTGGGCAACTTCAACGAGCTGCGCAGCCTGACCGACACGCTGGGTAAGGTGCAGGGCGTGAGTGGGGTGCTGTCCGTTACCAAGCTCATCAAGCTGGAAAAAGACACCAGCAACCAAAGCTTCCGGGCCAGCCCCATCTTCAAGCAGTTCCCCCAGACCCAGGCCGAGCTGGACTCCCTGATGCGGGTCGTGAACCGGCAGGAGTTCTACAAGGGCCAGCTGATTTCGCCCACCACCGGCGCCACGCTGCTGGCCCTGACCATGGACCCTAAGTTCCTCAATTCCAGCAAGCGGGAAGGGGTAATGAAGGAAATCCTGGCCCACGCCGAGCGGTTTCAGCAGAAAACCGGCATCCGGATGCACTACGCCGGCCTGCCCTACGTGCGGGCCACGATGACCACCAAGGTAGCCTCGGAAATGAAGCTCTTCGTGGCCCTGACCGTGCTGATGATGGCCATTACCCTGTTCCTGTTTTTCCGGACCTGGGCCGCCGTGGTGTTCCCCATCCTGATTGTGCTTATTGTGGTGGTGTGGTGCATCGGCTCGATGGTGCTGATGGGCTACAAAATCAACCTGCTCACGGGCCTGATACCGAGCATTATCATCGTTATCGGCATCCCGAACTGCACCTACCTGCTCAGCCGCTACCACTACGACTACCGCAAATCTGGCAACCAAGTGCTGGCCATGACCCGCGTAGTGAGCAAAATCGGGCTGGTGACCCTGATGAACAACACCACCACGGCCATCGGCTTCGTGGTGTTCTGCTTCACCAACATTGCCATTCTGTTCCAGTTTGGGGCCGTGGCCACCATCAACATTTTCGTGGCCTTCCTGGTCTCGTTTCTGCTGATTCCGATTGTCTTCACCATTCTGCCCCCGCCCACGCCCAAGCAGCTGGAGCACCTGAACGCCACGCCCCTGACCAAGCTGCTGGAGTTTTTCGAGCACCTGGTGCTGGAGCGCCGCGGCACGGTGTACCTGGCTGCCGCCGCCTTCATGGCGTTGTCCGTGGGGGGTATTATGAAGGTGAAATCGGTGTCGTACATGGTGGACGACTTGCCCAAGGACAGCTCGGTGAATGCCGATCTGAAGTTCTTCGAGCAGCATTTCAACGGGGTAATGCCCCTGGAAATCGTGGTGAATACCGGCTCGAAGCGCGGCATTATGAAGCTCAAGAACCTGGAGAAAATCGACCGGTTCGAGAAGTTTCTGCGCACCCAGCCGGTGCTGACCACGCCCGTGAGCATCGTGACCTTCCTGAAGGCCTCGACCCAGGCGTTCTACAACGACAACCCCGAATACTACCGCCTGCCCGACAACTCCGAGAAGAACTTTATCCTGAGCTACCTGGCCCACTCCCAGGGCAAGGGCGGGGGCATGGACAGCAAGCTGATCCGCTCCTTCACCGATTCCACGGCCCAGAGCGCCCGGATTTCGCTTAAGATTGCCGACATCGGCTCCCGCAACCTCGACACGCTGCTCTCGAACCAGATTCAGCCCCAGATCAAGCAGATTTTCAACGGGACGGGCATGGACGTGAAGCTCACCGGCACCACGATTCTGTTCACCAAGGGCAACGAATACCTCATCAACAGCCTCAAGGAAAGCCTCGTTATTGCCTTCGTGCTGGTGGGTTTGGTGGTGCTCATCCTGTTCCGCAGCATCCGGGCGGTGTTCTTTACCCTGTTGCCCAACTTCTTCACCCTGCTGCTCACCGGCGGCATTATGGGCTACTTCGGCATTCCGCTCAAGCCCAGCACGGCCCTGATTTTCAGCATTGCCCTGGGCATCGACGGCGACAACAGCATCCACCTGCTGGCCAAGTTCCGGCAGGAGCTGGCCGCCAACGGCCACCGGGTGCGGGCCGCCATCAGCACTACGCTCTCGGAGGCCGGTACCAGCATGATTTACACCAGCATCGTGCTGTTTCTGGGCTTTTCGGTGTTTGCCTTCTCCGAGTTTGGCGGCACCAAGGCCCTGGGTTTGCTCATGTCGGCCTCGCTGCTGATTACCAACTTCTCGAACCTGATTCTGCTGCCCTGCCTGCTGGTCACCTTCGAGCACGGCAAGGACGAAGACATCAACGAATCCTTCATTCAGCACTTCGACCACAGCTACCACGAGGAAGACGACGACGCGGAAATCAACCTGCGCCGCATTCCGTTGCAGAAAAAGCTGGACTCGTAA
- a CDS encoding glycine--tRNA ligase: protein MSNAPQKPAAPTTEGTLAEIVSHAKEYGFVFPSSEIYDGLAAVYDYGPNGVELKNNLKQLWWKAMTQLNQNVVGIDAAIFMHPLTWKASGHVDGFSDPMIDNLDSKKRYRADVLLEDKAAEYEKNGEIARAETLLAEMGRLLTAEDLAGVKQLIIDEKILCPISKTGNWTDVRQFNLMFSTQMGAVAEGSNEIYLRPETAQGIFVNFLNVQKSARQKVPFGIAQIGKAFRNEIVARQFIFRMREFEQMEMQFFVRPGTEEQWYQHWKAARRRWHEVMGLPADKLRFHDHEKLAHYAKAAVDIEYEFPFGFKEIEGIHSRSDFDLTQHQLYSKKKQNYFDADIDPATGKAYGNYVPFVVETSVGADRLFLATLCNAYTEETITEGEGEQQTTKTRTFLKLHPAVAPVKAAIFPLVKKDGMPEKANEIFNSLRHDFRIIIEEKDAIGKRYTRQDLIGTPFCIVVDGQTLEDDTVTVRHRDSREQTRMPISELRAYIGEAVSFSRIFEKL from the coding sequence ATGAGCAACGCCCCGCAGAAACCGGCCGCCCCTACCACCGAAGGCACCCTGGCCGAAATCGTGTCGCACGCCAAGGAATATGGCTTCGTGTTTCCTTCCTCCGAAATCTACGACGGCCTGGCCGCCGTGTACGACTACGGCCCCAACGGCGTGGAGCTGAAAAACAACCTCAAGCAGCTCTGGTGGAAGGCCATGACCCAGCTCAACCAGAACGTGGTGGGCATCGACGCGGCCATCTTCATGCACCCGCTCACCTGGAAAGCCTCCGGCCACGTCGACGGCTTTTCGGACCCCATGATTGACAACCTCGACAGCAAGAAGCGCTACCGCGCCGACGTGCTGCTCGAAGACAAGGCCGCCGAATACGAAAAGAACGGCGAAATAGCCCGGGCCGAAACCCTGCTGGCCGAAATGGGCCGCCTGCTCACGGCCGAGGACCTGGCCGGCGTCAAGCAGCTCATCATCGACGAGAAAATCCTGTGCCCGATCAGCAAGACCGGCAACTGGACCGACGTGCGCCAGTTCAACCTGATGTTCTCGACCCAGATGGGCGCCGTGGCCGAGGGCTCGAACGAAATCTACCTGCGTCCCGAAACGGCCCAGGGCATCTTCGTCAACTTCCTGAACGTGCAGAAGTCGGCACGGCAGAAGGTGCCGTTTGGCATTGCCCAGATCGGCAAAGCTTTCCGCAACGAGATTGTCGCCCGGCAGTTCATCTTCCGCATGCGGGAGTTTGAGCAGATGGAAATGCAGTTCTTCGTGCGCCCTGGCACCGAGGAGCAGTGGTACCAGCACTGGAAAGCCGCCCGCCGCCGTTGGCACGAGGTCATGGGCCTGCCCGCCGACAAGCTCCGCTTCCACGACCACGAGAAGCTGGCCCACTACGCCAAAGCGGCCGTGGATATCGAGTACGAATTCCCCTTCGGCTTCAAGGAAATCGAGGGTATCCACTCCCGCTCCGACTTCGATTTGACCCAGCACCAGCTGTACAGCAAGAAGAAGCAAAACTACTTCGACGCGGACATTGACCCCGCGACTGGCAAGGCCTACGGCAACTACGTGCCCTTCGTGGTAGAAACCTCGGTGGGGGCCGACCGGCTGTTCCTGGCCACGCTCTGCAATGCCTACACCGAGGAAACCATTACCGAGGGCGAAGGCGAGCAGCAGACCACCAAAACGCGCACTTTCCTGAAGCTGCACCCAGCTGTGGCGCCGGTGAAGGCCGCCATTTTCCCGCTGGTGAAAAAGGACGGTATGCCCGAAAAGGCCAACGAAATCTTCAACTCCCTGCGCCACGACTTCCGCATCATCATTGAGGAGAAAGACGCCATCGGCAAGCGCTACACCCGTCAGGACCTCATCGGCACGCCCTTCTGCATCGTGGTCGACGGCCAGACCCTGGAGGACGACACCGTGACCGTGCGCCACCGCGACTCGCGCGAGCAGACCCGCATGCCCATCAGTGAGCTGCGCGCCTACATTGGCGAGGCCGTGAGCTTCTCCCGGATTTTCGAGAAGCTGTAA
- a CDS encoding inorganic phosphate transporter: protein MFGLEPHVLLLLLACLIAACAFEFVNGFHDTANAVATVIYTNALRPWVAVVWSAFWNFIGVFAGGISVAMGIVYLLPVESLVDQNVYHGIAMVGALIIGAIIWNVGTWYYGLPSSSSHALIGSILGVGIAFSFLPDSQNSAVNWSKAGETGLALLIGPLFGFSLTIIMMFLLKRFVKTKAIFREPHKRKPPPVWIRLILIATCTLVSFFHGSNDGQKGVGLIMLILIGIVPTYFALDHTKNPLDMRDSLLKIEQVMSKVNPAELSPADQKALVEIKAQTDGLDAIFAGKTNVQDLPQDARFQIRKGILLTANRAKALLGSDKVSLSTADRATYDDAIKNMKTFTDYAPSWVLLIVSLSLGLGTMIGWQRIVKTIGERIGKEHLTYAQGASSELVAATMIGVSTAYGLPSSTTHVLSSAIAGSMVANRGIKNLNPQMVRNIALAWVLTLPVTMFLSGGLFLLFRALL, encoded by the coding sequence ATGTTTGGCTTAGAGCCTCATGTGCTTCTGCTGCTACTGGCCTGTCTGATAGCAGCTTGCGCCTTCGAATTCGTCAACGGTTTCCACGATACGGCCAACGCCGTGGCTACCGTGATTTACACCAACGCCCTGCGGCCCTGGGTAGCGGTGGTGTGGTCGGCTTTCTGGAACTTCATCGGCGTGTTTGCCGGCGGCATCAGCGTGGCCATGGGCATCGTCTACCTGCTGCCCGTCGAAAGCCTCGTGGATCAGAACGTGTACCACGGCATTGCCATGGTGGGCGCCCTCATCATCGGGGCCATCATCTGGAACGTGGGCACCTGGTACTACGGCCTGCCCTCGTCCTCGTCGCACGCCCTGATTGGCTCCATCCTCGGGGTGGGCATTGCCTTCAGCTTCCTGCCCGACTCGCAGAACTCGGCCGTCAACTGGAGCAAAGCCGGCGAAACCGGCCTGGCCCTGCTCATTGGTCCGCTGTTCGGCTTCTCGCTGACCATCATTATGATGTTTCTGCTTAAGCGCTTCGTCAAGACCAAGGCCATCTTCCGGGAACCGCACAAGCGCAAGCCCCCACCCGTCTGGATTCGCCTGATCCTGATTGCGACCTGCACGCTGGTGAGCTTTTTCCACGGCTCCAACGACGGGCAGAAAGGCGTGGGCCTGATTATGCTGATTCTCATCGGCATCGTGCCCACCTATTTCGCCCTCGACCACACCAAGAACCCCCTGGACATGCGCGACTCCCTGCTCAAGATTGAGCAGGTGATGAGCAAGGTGAATCCGGCCGAGCTGAGCCCCGCCGACCAGAAAGCCCTGGTCGAAATCAAGGCCCAGACCGACGGCCTGGACGCCATTTTCGCCGGCAAAACCAACGTGCAGGACTTGCCCCAGGATGCGCGCTTCCAGATCCGTAAAGGCATCCTGCTGACGGCCAACCGCGCCAAGGCCCTGCTCGGCAGCGACAAGGTAAGCCTGAGCACCGCCGACCGTGCCACCTACGACGACGCCATCAAGAACATGAAAACCTTCACCGACTACGCGCCGTCCTGGGTGCTGCTCATCGTGTCGCTGTCGTTGGGGTTAGGCACCATGATTGGCTGGCAGCGCATCGTGAAAACCATCGGGGAGCGGATCGGCAAAGAGCACCTGACGTACGCCCAGGGCGCGTCCTCGGAGCTGGTAGCCGCCACCATGATTGGGGTATCCACGGCCTACGGCCTGCCCTCTTCCACTACCCACGTGCTGTCGTCGGCCATTGCCGGCTCGATGGTCGCCAACCGCGGCATCAAGAACCTGAACCCCCAGATGGTGCGCAACATTGCCCTGGCCTGGGTGCTCACCCTGCCCGTGACGATGTTCCTGTCGGGCGGGCTGTTTCTGCTGTTCCGCGCGCTGCTGTAG
- a CDS encoding DUF4385 domain-containing protein, protein MPFDYTLDFRTTDFRRHPELYRVGKGEQGVLLVEPYKSEILPHWRFRTPEVARESSEQIYQLFLDYLKADDFVGADMARKFIQMGFTRARRYANHRGGKKYDGPVPADKKGQSGAHGRAELPRSPEDPEKAAAAAIFKAKWDEAKHHPEYVRQRAEFEARYGK, encoded by the coding sequence ATGCCCTTCGATTATACGCTCGACTTCCGGACCACCGATTTTCGCCGGCACCCCGAGCTGTACCGCGTGGGCAAGGGCGAGCAGGGCGTGCTGCTGGTCGAACCCTATAAGTCGGAGATACTGCCGCACTGGCGCTTTCGCACGCCGGAGGTGGCCCGCGAGTCGTCGGAGCAGATCTACCAACTGTTTCTCGACTACCTGAAAGCCGACGACTTCGTGGGGGCCGACATGGCCCGCAAGTTTATCCAGATGGGCTTTACGCGGGCCCGGCGCTACGCCAACCACCGCGGGGGCAAGAAGTACGACGGGCCCGTGCCGGCCGACAAGAAAGGGCAGAGCGGTGCCCACGGTCGGGCTGAGCTGCCCCGCTCCCCCGAAGACCCCGAAAAGGCGGCCGCTGCGGCCATCTTCAAGGCCAAATGGGACGAGGCCAAGCACCACCCCGAGTACGTGCGGCAGCGGGCCGAATTTGAGGCCCGCTACGGCAAGTGA
- a CDS encoding Ig-like domain-containing domain, translating to MSVRANLLFLLSGAAALSGCAAISSPEGGPRDVTPPKLVSTSPENGALNVKQQTVRMVFSESVQLKDLSKNLIVAPVLGEADEYKIKEERNAISLVFEKPFQPNTTYTFNFREAVTDITENLPAQNVQVTFTTGARLDSGSVRGTVTQLLSGTPAPEVAVLLYPEADTAHIRRNKPYYLGRTDKSGAFALQYLKVGRYRIFALADKNQSGRYEEGEQIAYLPDLVTVRPGLDSLRLVLVRPDARRPIISSQQGTPTQFRVSYGEGLRQASLAAVDAQTPAGALNEAVLLGDRGRSVTLFRTPALPEGRYVLAATDSVGNTGRDTINVKFPGTVAAGARRTAGYSVVGNLREVYRQGQVKFQFVEPLRAFPKQPIGTLLEDSTTRKPIRVPQEATLSPDRTLLTVNLNTKAKKSVTLILDSTAVVAVGGQRLGLKPLRLGLSEQSPVGSVAGTIQTKYTKYLLQLLDPAGQVAAVLENPRNTFRFDNLLPGTYRLRVLIDADANGTWRGGDPKFIVPAEPVYLAPQPIQVRANWEIEDVKLSF from the coding sequence ATGTCCGTTCGCGCTAATCTGCTTTTCCTGCTTTCCGGCGCGGCCGCTCTCAGTGGGTGCGCCGCCATCAGCTCGCCCGAGGGTGGCCCGCGCGACGTGACGCCGCCCAAGCTGGTCAGTACCTCCCCCGAAAATGGCGCCCTGAACGTGAAGCAGCAAACCGTGCGCATGGTGTTTTCGGAAAGCGTGCAGCTCAAGGACCTCAGCAAAAACCTGATTGTGGCGCCCGTGCTGGGCGAGGCCGACGAGTACAAAATCAAGGAAGAGCGCAACGCCATTTCCCTGGTGTTCGAAAAGCCCTTCCAGCCCAACACCACCTACACCTTCAACTTCCGCGAGGCCGTTACCGACATCACCGAAAATCTGCCGGCCCAGAACGTGCAGGTGACCTTCACCACCGGTGCCCGCCTCGACTCGGGCTCGGTGCGGGGCACCGTAACGCAGCTGCTCAGCGGCACGCCGGCGCCCGAGGTGGCCGTGCTGCTGTACCCCGAGGCCGACACGGCCCACATCCGCCGCAACAAGCCCTACTACCTGGGCCGCACCGATAAGTCGGGGGCCTTTGCCCTGCAGTACCTGAAGGTGGGCCGCTACCGCATCTTTGCCCTGGCCGATAAAAACCAGAGTGGCCGCTACGAGGAAGGCGAGCAGATTGCCTACCTGCCCGACCTGGTCACGGTGCGCCCGGGCCTCGACTCGCTGCGCCTGGTGCTGGTGCGCCCCGACGCGCGGCGGCCCATTATTTCCAGCCAGCAGGGCACGCCCACGCAGTTCAGGGTTTCCTACGGCGAAGGGCTGCGCCAGGCCAGCCTCGCGGCCGTAGATGCCCAGACGCCGGCCGGGGCCCTCAACGAAGCCGTGCTGCTCGGCGACCGGGGCCGCAGCGTGACGCTGTTTCGCACGCCGGCCCTGCCCGAGGGCCGCTACGTGCTGGCCGCCACCGACAGCGTGGGCAACACCGGCCGCGACACCATCAACGTGAAGTTTCCGGGTACCGTAGCAGCCGGGGCGCGGCGCACGGCCGGCTACAGCGTGGTCGGCAACCTGCGCGAAGTATACCGCCAGGGCCAGGTCAAATTTCAGTTTGTGGAGCCCCTGCGGGCCTTTCCTAAGCAGCCCATCGGCACCCTGCTCGAAGACTCGACCACCCGCAAGCCCATCCGGGTGCCCCAGGAGGCGACGCTCAGCCCCGACCGGACGCTGCTGACCGTGAACCTGAATACCAAGGCCAAGAAGTCCGTCACCCTGATTCTGGACTCGACGGCCGTCGTGGCCGTGGGCGGGCAGCGGCTGGGCCTGAAGCCTCTGCGCCTGGGGTTGTCGGAACAGTCGCCGGTGGGCAGCGTGGCCGGGACTATCCAAACCAAGTACACCAAGTACCTGCTGCAGCTGCTCGACCCCGCCGGGCAGGTAGCCGCCGTGCTGGAAAATCCGCGCAACACGTTCCGGTTCGACAACCTGCTGCCGGGCACCTACCGCCTGCGGGTGCTGATTGATGCCGATGCCAACGGCACCTGGCGCGGCGGTGACCCGAAGTTCATCGTGCCGGCCGAGCCGGTGTACCTGGCTCCCCAACCCATTCAGGTGCGGGCCAACTGGGAAATAGAAGACGTGAAGCTGTCCTTCTAA
- a CDS encoding class I SAM-dependent methyltransferase: protein MSYERLESCPVCGKSEFRNKLVVEDKSVSKESFAIVQCQNCTFQFTNPRPGVEAIGRYYESDDYVSHNSTATGVINQAYKVARFFTMRRKVALLNKLAPRKGKVLDYGCGTGHFLAAARSNGWQVAGVEPNARAQQEATERVGQPIGNESLVTFESGTFDAITLWHVLEHVHTLNETLQQLVRLLKQDGVLIIAVPNVDSLDAQHYRQDWAAYDVPRHLYHFSPKTMKLLLKKHKLTVPETLPMPLDAYYVSMLSEKHRAERGGGLMNVLKAGYKSNKYAEEHEGLYSSVIYVARKR from the coding sequence GTGTCCTACGAACGATTAGAATCCTGCCCGGTCTGCGGCAAAAGCGAGTTTCGCAACAAGCTGGTAGTCGAGGATAAGTCGGTGAGCAAGGAAAGCTTTGCCATCGTGCAGTGCCAGAACTGCACCTTCCAGTTTACCAACCCGCGCCCCGGCGTCGAGGCCATCGGGCGCTACTACGAGTCGGACGACTACGTGTCGCACAACAGCACGGCCACCGGCGTCATCAACCAGGCCTACAAAGTCGCGCGGTTTTTCACGATGCGCCGCAAGGTGGCCCTGCTCAACAAGCTGGCCCCGCGCAAGGGCAAGGTGCTGGACTACGGCTGCGGCACGGGGCACTTTCTGGCCGCGGCCCGCTCCAACGGCTGGCAGGTGGCCGGCGTGGAGCCCAACGCCCGCGCCCAGCAGGAAGCCACCGAGCGGGTGGGGCAGCCCATCGGCAACGAAAGCCTGGTCACGTTCGAGTCCGGCACGTTCGACGCCATTACCCTCTGGCACGTGCTGGAACACGTTCATACCCTGAACGAAACCCTGCAGCAGCTCGTGCGCTTGTTGAAGCAGGATGGCGTGCTCATCATTGCCGTGCCCAACGTGGACAGCCTCGATGCCCAGCACTACCGCCAGGACTGGGCCGCCTACGACGTGCCGCGCCACCTCTACCACTTCAGCCCCAAAACCATGAAGCTGCTGCTCAAGAAGCACAAGCTCACGGTGCCCGAAACCCTGCCCATGCCGCTCGACGCGTACTACGTGAGCATGCTCAGCGAGAAGCACCGGGCCGAGCGGGGCGGCGGGCTGATGAACGTGCTCAAGGCCGGCTACAAGTCGAATAAGTACGCCGAGGAACACGAAGGCCTCTACTCGAGCGTTATCTACGTAGCCCGTAAACGCTAA
- the mnmG gene encoding tRNA uridine-5-carboxymethylaminomethyl(34) synthesis enzyme MnmG, with translation MFQQEEYDVIVVGAGHAGCEAAAAAANLGSKVLLVTMNMNTIAQMSCNPAMGGVAKGQIVREVDALGGQSGIITDKTMIQFRMLNRSKGPAMWSPRAQSDRMRFAEEWRNTLEQTPNVDFWQESVTGIVVENDTVVGVKTQLGIEFRGKSVVLTNGTFLNGLIHIGEKNFGGGRAAEKKSTGITEQLLELGFETGRMKTGTPPRVDGRSLDYSKMEEQAGDEVPSKFSYLDTPALVKQRPCYITYTNQEVHDILREGFEKSPMFQGRIKGLGPRYCPSVEDKINRFADKDRHQIFVEPEGSSTVEMYINGFSSSLPEDVQYRALRKIAGFENAKMFRPGYAIEYDFFPPTQLNLTLETKRVKNLYFAGQINGTTGYEEAACQGLMAGINAHNRVHGKEPFILKRSEAYIGVLIDDLVNKGTDEPYRMFTSRAEYRILLRQDNADLRLTPLGHALGLASDERMERVQRKQQETADVVKLLKNFAIEPAEINGLLEELGSATLHERTRAVNLLRRPNLELEHLTRTLPALTLALGQYQPDSLEQAIIAIKYESYIEKENQQAARVAELENFVIQGRLDYKQMPALSHEAREKLLKVQPETLGQASRISGVSPADVSVLMVYLGR, from the coding sequence ATGTTTCAGCAGGAAGAATACGATGTTATTGTAGTAGGTGCCGGCCACGCTGGCTGCGAAGCCGCCGCCGCTGCCGCCAACCTGGGCTCCAAGGTCCTGCTGGTCACGATGAACATGAACACCATTGCCCAGATGTCGTGCAATCCGGCCATGGGTGGGGTGGCCAAGGGCCAGATCGTGCGCGAAGTCGACGCTCTGGGCGGGCAGTCGGGCATCATCACCGACAAAACCATGATTCAGTTCCGAATGCTGAACCGCTCGAAAGGCCCCGCCATGTGGAGCCCCCGGGCCCAGAGTGACCGGATGCGTTTTGCCGAAGAGTGGCGCAACACGCTGGAGCAAACCCCGAACGTGGACTTCTGGCAGGAGTCGGTAACCGGCATCGTGGTGGAAAACGACACGGTGGTGGGCGTCAAAACCCAGCTCGGCATCGAGTTCCGGGGCAAGTCGGTAGTCTTGACCAACGGCACGTTCCTCAACGGCCTGATTCACATCGGGGAGAAAAACTTCGGCGGGGGCCGCGCGGCCGAGAAGAAAAGCACCGGCATCACCGAGCAGCTGCTGGAGCTGGGCTTCGAGACGGGCCGCATGAAAACCGGCACCCCGCCCCGCGTGGACGGCCGCAGCCTCGACTATTCCAAGATGGAAGAGCAGGCCGGCGACGAGGTGCCCAGCAAGTTCAGCTACCTCGACACGCCCGCCTTGGTTAAGCAGCGCCCGTGCTACATCACCTACACCAACCAGGAGGTGCACGACATCCTGCGCGAGGGGTTTGAGAAGTCGCCGATGTTCCAGGGCCGCATCAAGGGCCTGGGGCCGCGCTACTGCCCGAGCGTGGAGGACAAAATCAACCGCTTCGCCGACAAGGACCGCCACCAGATTTTCGTGGAGCCCGAGGGCAGCAGCACCGTGGAAATGTACATCAACGGCTTTAGCAGCTCCCTGCCCGAAGACGTGCAGTACCGCGCCCTGCGCAAGATTGCCGGCTTCGAGAATGCCAAGATGTTCCGCCCCGGCTACGCCATCGAGTACGACTTCTTCCCGCCCACCCAGCTCAACCTGACCCTGGAAACCAAGCGGGTGAAAAACCTATACTTCGCCGGCCAGATCAACGGTACCACGGGCTACGAGGAAGCCGCCTGCCAGGGCCTGATGGCCGGTATCAACGCCCACAACCGGGTGCACGGCAAAGAGCCGTTCATCCTGAAGCGGAGCGAGGCCTACATCGGCGTGCTCATCGACGACCTCGTCAACAAAGGCACCGACGAGCCCTACCGCATGTTCACGAGCCGGGCCGAATACCGTATCCTGCTGCGCCAGGACAACGCCGACCTGCGCCTCACGCCCCTGGGCCACGCCCTGGGCCTGGCCTCGGATGAGCGGATGGAGCGGGTGCAGCGCAAGCAGCAGGAAACGGCCGACGTGGTAAAGCTGCTGAAAAACTTTGCCATCGAGCCCGCGGAAATCAACGGCTTGCTGGAGGAGCTGGGCTCGGCCACGCTGCACGAGCGGACCCGGGCCGTGAACCTGCTGCGCCGCCCCAACCTGGAGCTGGAGCACCTCACGCGCACCTTGCCCGCCCTCACGCTGGCCCTGGGCCAGTACCAGCCCGACAGCCTGGAGCAGGCCATTATTGCCATCAAGTACGAGTCTTACATAGAGAAGGAAAACCAGCAGGCCGCCCGCGTGGCCGAGCTGGAAAACTTCGTGATTCAGGGCCGCCTCGACTATAAGCAAATGCCGGCCCTCTCGCACGAGGCCCGCGAAAAGCTGCTCAAGGTGCAGCCCGAAACGCTGGGCCAGGCCTCGCGCATCAGCGGCGTGTCGCCGGCCGACGTGTCGGTGCTGATGGTGTATCTGGGGCGGTAG